The Echinicola rosea genome has a segment encoding these proteins:
- a CDS encoding phage tail protein codes for MASIKMFAGTFAPRGWMYCEGQLLPIAQYTALFSLLGTTYGGDGRTTFALPDLRGRVPVGPGHGPGLSDHRLGQKGGAETNTLTLANLPSHSHSLAPVSIKASPAQATEQIPGTNGAATIAAPVAAGRPAQGFNNEAPSVSLNAGSQSVSETGRTGSNLPVNNVQPYSCISFIICVQGIFPPRD; via the coding sequence ATGGCATCAATTAAAATGTTTGCAGGAACCTTTGCCCCGAGAGGGTGGATGTACTGCGAGGGACAGCTGCTTCCCATAGCACAATATACAGCACTTTTTTCCCTGCTGGGGACTACCTATGGTGGAGATGGGAGGACTACTTTTGCACTGCCGGACCTAAGGGGAAGAGTCCCTGTAGGACCGGGCCATGGGCCGGGATTGTCCGATCATAGATTGGGACAAAAAGGTGGTGCAGAAACTAATACGCTTACCTTAGCCAACCTACCTTCCCACAGTCACTCGTTGGCTCCGGTCTCGATCAAGGCAAGCCCTGCACAGGCTACCGAGCAAATACCGGGAACCAATGGAGCAGCGACTATAGCGGCACCCGTGGCAGCGGGTAGGCCAGCACAAGGGTTTAACAATGAAGCGCCCAGTGTCTCACTGAACGCTGGCAGCCAGTCAGTTTCGGAAACGGGGAGGACAGGAAGTAATTTACCAGTGAACAATGTTCAGCCCTATTCCTGCATCAGTTTTATCATTTGTGTGCAGGGAATCTTCCCTCCTCGGGATTGA